One Paracoccaceae bacterium genomic region harbors:
- a CDS encoding CPBP family intramembrane metalloprotease, giving the protein MTGIVIAEPERRMRLRVEFILFFLAVPLGIALFLPPSAMFTALFAATAVGIGLLHLTPGFRWGELARGRVDWPAVAAFAAVTLVTALAVSWVTTGGRPLAFASMNPGLLVMILCLYPFLSALPQELVFRPLFFRRYGAVLPGGGAAAVLNAAVFSFAHLMYWSWIVAAMTFFGGLAFAWAYAQRGSFVMAVVMHAVAGQIVFALGLGMFFYSGNVDRPF; this is encoded by the coding sequence ATGACAGGGATCGTGATCGCGGAACCGGAGCGCCGGATGCGGCTGCGGGTGGAATTCATCCTGTTCTTCCTGGCCGTGCCGCTGGGCATCGCCCTGTTCCTGCCGCCCTCGGCGATGTTCACGGCGCTGTTCGCGGCAACCGCCGTGGGGATCGGCCTGCTGCACCTGACGCCCGGCTTCCGCTGGGGCGAACTGGCGCGCGGGCGGGTGGACTGGCCCGCGGTGGCGGCCTTCGCCGCGGTGACACTGGTGACGGCCCTTGCGGTGTCCTGGGTTACCACGGGGGGGCGGCCGCTGGCCTTTGCCAGCATGAACCCGGGGCTTCTGGTGATGATCCTGTGTCTTTATCCGTTCCTGTCGGCATTGCCGCAGGAACTGGTGTTCCGCCCGCTGTTCTTTCGCCGCTACGGCGCCGTGCTGCCGGGCGGCGGGGCGGCGGCCGTTCTGAATGCGGCGGTGTTCTCGTTCGCGCATCTGATGTACTGGTCGTGGATCGTGGCGGCGATGACCTTTTTCGGCGGGCTGGCCTTTGCCTGGGCCTATGCGCAGCGCGGGTCCTTCGTCATGGCGGTGGTGATGCACGCGGTTGCCGGACAGATCGTGTTCGCGCTCGGCCTGGGGATGTTCTTCTACTCCGGCAATGTCGATCGCCCGTTCTAG
- a CDS encoding PAS domain-containing protein, whose translation MADTEDTPATRRQRQAVRTVLIALAVAFCGAMLGVVFGVALGEVAGPEAWIIGLCAVVTGGLLVLLSVRPDMATGAITGTLAVYFVFHLNVGAILAFRTSQDIVLIVPYIIWFFPLVIFHQFTNLGFHKRAIGLLVSLGPVPVAAFVLGYRPDALAIADIDAIVTFLVCFAAFILFVGIYARHRDAEVLRAAMTEEAQRSAEVLRVSEERFRLLGRATNDLIWDADLKSGRIWWNDRLHDIYGYDAEALGTNMVAWESWVHPDDRARVTESLQSAMDSGSSNWTSDYRFVCVDGRTVDVVDRGLIVRDDSGTPIRMIGSTADVTELRALERKLRQSQKMEAIGQLTGGVAHDFNNLLTIIIGNSEILAEMNADDPKARRLSEATMQAAERGAMLTSRLLSFARRQALEPRLLDPGTLLRGIEGLVRHTINESIAIDLRVAHGIWPIEVDPNQLENAILNLVINARDAMPKGGRLSIDVSNVTLEDGAPWQDEAVVAGRYVLIDVADNGCGMPPEVMERAFEPFFTTKEAGKGSGLGLSMVWGFVQQSNGYARISSELRKGTSVKLYFPAMGGLRADEAKPGARTGLVGGTERILVVEDDALVRRHVVTQLRDLGYDITETASASEALAVLESGAEFDLLFTDVVIPGGLNGRQLADTALWWQPTLKLLFTSGYTQDAIVHHGRLDPGTNLLGKPYRRAELAAMVRRALDE comes from the coding sequence ATGGCCGACACGGAAGACACGCCCGCGACCCGCCGCCAGCGACAGGCCGTAAGGACCGTGCTGATCGCCCTGGCGGTCGCGTTCTGCGGCGCGATGCTGGGCGTGGTGTTCGGCGTGGCCCTGGGCGAGGTCGCGGGCCCCGAGGCCTGGATCATCGGCCTCTGTGCCGTGGTGACCGGCGGGCTGCTCGTGCTGCTGTCCGTCAGGCCGGACATGGCGACCGGCGCCATCACCGGCACGCTCGCTGTCTATTTCGTGTTCCACCTGAACGTCGGTGCGATCCTGGCCTTCCGGACGTCGCAGGACATCGTGCTGATCGTGCCCTACATCATCTGGTTCTTTCCGCTGGTGATCTTCCACCAGTTCACGAACCTGGGCTTCCACAAGCGCGCCATCGGCCTGCTCGTCAGCCTCGGCCCGGTCCCGGTCGCAGCCTTTGTGCTCGGCTACCGGCCGGACGCGCTGGCGATCGCGGACATCGACGCGATCGTGACCTTCCTCGTCTGCTTCGCCGCCTTCATCCTGTTCGTCGGCATCTACGCGCGGCACCGCGATGCCGAGGTCCTGCGCGCGGCGATGACCGAGGAGGCGCAGCGCAGCGCCGAGGTGCTGCGGGTCAGCGAGGAACGGTTCCGGCTGCTCGGCCGCGCCACCAACGACCTGATCTGGGATGCCGACCTGAAGTCGGGAAGGATCTGGTGGAACGACCGCCTGCACGACATCTACGGCTATGATGCCGAGGCGCTTGGCACCAACATGGTGGCGTGGGAAAGCTGGGTGCATCCCGACGACCGCGCGCGCGTCACCGAAAGCCTGCAGTCCGCCATGGACAGCGGCAGCAGCAACTGGACCAGCGACTACCGCTTTGTCTGCGTCGACGGCCGGACGGTGGATGTGGTGGATCGCGGCCTGATCGTGCGGGATGACAGCGGCACGCCCATCCGGATGATCGGCAGCACGGCGGATGTCACGGAACTGCGGGCGCTGGAAAGGAAGCTGCGCCAGTCGCAGAAGATGGAGGCCATCGGGCAGCTGACCGGCGGCGTCGCCCATGATTTCAACAACCTCCTGACGATCATCATCGGCAATTCCGAGATCCTGGCCGAGATGAATGCCGACGACCCCAAGGCCCGGCGACTGTCCGAGGCGACGATGCAGGCGGCAGAGCGCGGGGCGATGCTGACCAGCCGCCTGCTGTCGTTCGCAAGGCGGCAGGCGCTTGAGCCAAGGCTTCTTGATCCGGGAACGCTGTTGCGCGGGATCGAGGGGCTTGTCCGCCACACGATCAACGAATCCATCGCCATCGACCTGCGTGTGGCCCACGGCATCTGGCCGATCGAGGTCGATCCGAACCAGCTGGAAAACGCCATCCTGAACCTCGTGATCAACGCCCGCGACGCCATGCCGAAAGGCGGGCGGCTGTCGATCGACGTCTCGAACGTGACGCTGGAAGACGGGGCTCCATGGCAAGACGAGGCCGTCGTGGCAGGCCGGTACGTGCTGATCGACGTCGCCGACAACGGATGCGGGATGCCCCCCGAGGTCATGGAACGGGCGTTCGAACCATTCTTCACGACCAAGGAGGCGGGCAAGGGTTCGGGGCTTGGCCTGTCGATGGTCTGGGGGTTTGTCCAGCAGTCGAACGGCTACGCCCGGATTTCGTCCGAGCTTCGCAAGGGCACGTCGGTCAAGCTGTACTTCCCCGCCATGGGCGGCCTGCGCGCCGACGAGGCGAAGCCCGGTGCCAGGACCGGACTGGTGGGGGGAACCGAGCGCATCCTTGTCGTCGAGGACGATGCACTGGTCCGCCGCCATGTCGTCACCCAATTGCGCGACCTCGGCTATGACATCACCGAAACCGCGTCGGCATCCGAAGCGCTGGCGGTCCTGGAAAGCGGCGCGGAATTCGACCTGCTGTTCACCGACGTGGTGATCCCGGGCGGCCTGAACGGCCGCCAGCTCGCCGATACCGCGCTGTGGTGGCAACCCACGCTCAAGCTTCTGTTCACCTCGGGCTACACGCAGGATGCCATCGTCCATCACGGCCGGCTTGATCCCGGCACCAACCTGCTGGGCAAACCCTACCGGCGCGCCGAACTTGCCGCGATGGTGCGGCGCGCACTGGACGAATGA
- a CDS encoding aminodeoxychorismate synthase component I: MILLEAGPGGRPVAFRHPREVILAWDPAEVRPALARLDAARGAGGWIAGYLAYEAGHALEPRLTPLMPPGRQGPLLAFGVHDGPEEAAMPGGAVRLTAAEPMITRAGYGRAFARVMDWIAAGDCYQANLTFPMAARVDGGAAALYGALSARGRAGFGGLIDLGIGPAVVSRSPELFFAVERDRLRARPMKGTAPRSPDPAEDRRLSAELSQSGKAQAENLMIVDLLRNDIARLSRVGSVRVPELFAVEAFPTVHQMSSTVTGLLAGAPGIAGLMAALFPCGSVTGAPKIRAMEIIRAVEPHPRGAYCGAFGWMAPDGDAVFSVAIRTISLWPDGRAEFGVGGGVVADSTEAGEWEEALWKARFAAPI, translated from the coding sequence GTGATCCTTCTGGAGGCAGGGCCGGGCGGCAGGCCGGTGGCATTCCGGCACCCGCGCGAGGTGATCCTGGCATGGGACCCGGCCGAGGTGCGGCCCGCCCTGGCGCGGCTGGATGCGGCGCGCGGCGCCGGGGGCTGGATCGCGGGCTACCTGGCCTATGAGGCGGGTCATGCACTGGAGCCGCGCCTGACGCCGCTGATGCCGCCGGGGCGGCAGGGGCCGCTGCTGGCCTTCGGGGTCCATGACGGGCCCGAAGAGGCCGCGATGCCCGGCGGTGCGGTGCGGCTGACGGCGGCCGAGCCGATGATCACGCGGGCCGGCTATGGCCGCGCCTTCGCCCGGGTGATGGACTGGATCGCGGCGGGCGACTGCTATCAGGCGAACCTGACCTTTCCCATGGCCGCGCGTGTCGACGGGGGCGCGGCGGCGCTGTATGGCGCGCTGTCTGCACGGGGCCGCGCGGGGTTTGGCGGGCTGATCGACCTTGGCATCGGCCCGGCGGTGGTGTCGCGTTCGCCCGAACTGTTCTTCGCGGTCGAGCGCGACAGGCTGCGTGCCCGGCCGATGAAGGGCACCGCGCCCCGGTCGCCCGATCCTGCCGAGGATCGCCGCCTGTCCGCCGAACTGTCGCAAAGCGGCAAGGCGCAGGCCGAGAACCTGATGATCGTCGATCTGCTGCGCAACGACATCGCGCGCCTGTCGCGCGTCGGGTCGGTGCGGGTGCCCGAACTGTTCGCCGTCGAGGCGTTCCCCACGGTGCACCAGATGTCATCGACCGTGACGGGGCTGCTGGCGGGGGCGCCGGGGATCGCGGGGCTGATGGCGGCGCTGTTCCCCTGCGGATCGGTGACCGGCGCGCCGAAGATCCGCGCGATGGAGATCATCCGCGCGGTCGAGCCGCATCCGCGCGGCGCCTATTGCGGGGCCTTCGGATGGATGGCGCCGGATGGCGATGCGGTCTTTTCGGTCGCGATCCGCACCATCAGCCTGTGGCCCGACGGGCGGGCCGAATTCGGCGTGGGCGGTGGCGTGGTGGCCGATTCGACCGAGGCCGGAGAATGGGAGGAGGCGCTGTGGAAGGCCCGTTTCGCCGCGCCGATCTGA
- a CDS encoding IS3 family transposase (programmed frameshift) produces MKRSRFTEDQIIGILKEHEAGVSVADLCRKHGVSDATVYKWKAKYGGMDVSEAKRLKGLEDENARLKRLLADAMLDNAALKDLLGKKVVTPAAKRQAVAHLVAGHGMSERRACRVIGCCRMTMRYEAIRQDDPVLRERLKELARVRRRFGYRRLHVFLRREGHEVNHKRLFRIYREERLHVRRRGGRKRAIGTRAPMALPLMPNQRWSLDFVSDQLTDGRRFRIMTVVDDCTRECLALIADTSLSGARVARELATLFETHGKPGTVVSDNGTEFTSNAILTFADDRKIDWHYIAPGKPTQNAFIESFNGRLRDELLNETLFPSLNHARATLAAWRKDYNTERPHSRLGWQTPAEFAQTFTPQWGLTLRNPQSSAPAPVAQTAQMGKTQTRSLAHAG; encoded by the exons ATGAAGCGCAGCAGGTTCACTGAAGATCAGATCATCGGCATTCTGAAGGAGCATGAGGCCGGGGTTTCCGTTGCCGATCTGTGCCGCAAGCACGGCGTCAGCGATGCGACCGTCTACAAGTGGAAGGCCAAGTATGGCGGCATGGATGTCAGCGAGGCCAAGCGCCTGAAGGGGCTCGAGGACGAGAACGCCCGTCTGAAACGGCTGCTGGCGGACGCGATGCTGGATAATGCCGCGCTGAAGGATCTCCTTGGAAAAA AAGTGGTGACGCCCGCCGCGAAGCGGCAAGCAGTCGCGCATCTGGTGGCGGGCCACGGGATGAGCGAACGGCGGGCGTGTCGGGTGATCGGCTGTTGCCGGATGACCATGCGCTACGAGGCGATCCGGCAGGACGACCCTGTGCTGCGCGAGCGGCTGAAGGAGTTGGCGAGGGTGCGCCGCCGGTTCGGCTATCGGCGGCTGCATGTGTTTCTGCGCCGCGAAGGCCACGAGGTGAACCATAAGCGCTTGTTCCGCATCTACCGCGAAGAACGGCTGCATGTCCGGCGTCGCGGTGGCCGCAAACGGGCCATTGGCACGCGAGCCCCGATGGCGCTGCCGCTGATGCCGAACCAGCGGTGGTCGCTCGACTTTGTCTCCGACCAGCTGACCGATGGCCGCCGCTTCCGGATCATGACCGTGGTCGACGACTGCACACGGGAATGCCTCGCCCTCATCGCCGACACCTCGCTCTCAGGCGCACGGGTGGCGCGGGAACTGGCCACGCTGTTCGAGACCCACGGCAAGCCAGGAACAGTGGTAAGCGACAATGGCACCGAGTTCACCTCGAACGCGATCCTGACCTTCGCGGACGACCGCAAGATCGACTGGCACTACATCGCGCCGGGCAAGCCGACCCAGAACGCCTTCATCGAGAGCTTCAATGGCCGCCTGCGCGACGAGCTTTTGAACGAAACGCTGTTCCCGTCCCTGAACCACGCCCGCGCCACGCTCGCGGCCTGGCGCAAGGACTACAACACCGAACGCCCCCACTCCCGCCTCGGATGGCAGACCCCTGCCGAGTTCGCCCAAACCTTCACCCCGCAATGGGGCCTGACGCTGCGCAACCCGCAAAGCTCCGCGCCAGCCCCCGTTGCCCAAACCGCCCAAATGGGCAAAACTCAAACCCGGAGTCTCGCTCACGCTGGATAA
- a CDS encoding DEAD/DEAH box helicase: MTTFADLGLSPKLLKSLEKTTLQTPTPIQAQAIPHIMQGRDVMGLAQTGTGKTAAFGLPLLHRLLDIGHPPGPRNVRALILAPTRELTLQIKDNLETFTKGTAIKVLMVVGGASLVKQSAALARGADVLVATPGRLIDLLERGDVSLQNCGYLVLDEADHMLDMGFIHALRRIAKHIPQKRQTLLFSATMPKDIEEIASTYLRDPVRVQVAPPGKPIERIVQGVHFIPQGDKAKLLESYLLKHPGEQALVFGRTKHGSDKLCKLLLAWGFKVGAIHGNKSQNNRDRTLTEFRNGELDVLVATDVAARGIDIPTVRHVYNYDMPNVPENYVHRIGRTARAGADGTAVAFCAPAEMGELQAIEKLMKKTLPVVGGAAWAADIVAAAPKPGQGRGRPQGQRPGQGRPQGQGKPGRGGAPKARAAQGGTAAPRGPRPAGKPGRG, translated from the coding sequence ATGACCACTTTCGCCGATCTTGGACTTTCGCCCAAGCTTTTGAAGTCGCTTGAAAAAACGACTCTCCAGACACCCACGCCGATCCAGGCGCAGGCCATCCCCCACATCATGCAGGGCCGCGACGTGATGGGCCTTGCCCAGACCGGCACCGGCAAGACGGCGGCCTTCGGCCTGCCGCTGCTGCATCGCCTGCTGGACATCGGCCACCCGCCGGGCCCGCGCAACGTCCGCGCCCTGATCCTGGCCCCCACGCGCGAACTGACCCTGCAGATCAAGGACAATCTTGAAACCTTCACAAAAGGTACTGCAATCAAGGTGTTGATGGTCGTTGGCGGGGCCTCCCTGGTCAAGCAGTCGGCGGCTCTGGCCCGTGGCGCGGATGTTCTGGTGGCCACCCCCGGGCGGCTGATCGACCTGCTGGAACGCGGCGACGTCTCGCTGCAGAACTGCGGCTATCTGGTGCTGGACGAGGCCGATCACATGCTGGACATGGGTTTCATCCACGCCCTGCGCCGCATTGCCAAGCACATCCCGCAGAAGCGCCAGACACTGCTCTTCAGCGCCACGATGCCCAAGGATATCGAAGAGATCGCAAGCACTTACCTGCGCGATCCGGTGCGCGTGCAGGTGGCGCCGCCGGGCAAGCCGATCGAGCGGATCGTGCAGGGCGTGCATTTCATCCCGCAGGGGGACAAGGCGAAACTGCTGGAATCCTATCTGCTGAAGCACCCGGGCGAACAGGCCCTGGTGTTCGGCCGCACCAAGCACGGGTCCGACAAGCTGTGCAAGCTGCTGCTCGCCTGGGGCTTCAAGGTCGGCGCCATCCACGGCAACAAGAGCCAGAACAACCGCGACCGCACCCTGACCGAGTTCCGCAACGGCGAGCTTGACGTTCTGGTCGCCACCGATGTGGCGGCACGGGGCATCGACATTCCGACGGTGCGGCACGTCTACAACTACGACATGCCGAACGTGCCCGAGAACTATGTCCACCGCATCGGTCGCACGGCGCGGGCCGGGGCGGACGGCACGGCGGTCGCATTCTGCGCGCCTGCCGAGATGGGCGAGCTTCAGGCCATTGAGAAGCTGATGAAAAAGACGCTTCCGGTGGTGGGAGGGGCGGCATGGGCCGCCGATATCGTCGCCGCCGCGCCGAAGCCCGGGCAGGGCCGCGGAAGGCCGCAGGGACAGCGCCCCGGCCAGGGGCGGCCGCAGGGACAGGGGAAGCCCGGACGGGGTGGCGCGCCCAAGGCACGTGCGGCACAGGGCGGCACCGCCGCCCCGCGCGGCCCGCGCCCGGCAGGCAAGCCCGGCCGCGGCTGA
- the carB gene encoding carbamoyl-phosphate synthase large subunit, which produces MPKRTDIRSIMIIGAGPIVIGQACEFDYSGAQACKALREEGYRVILVNSNPATIMTDPGLADATYIEPITPEVVAMIIEKERPDALLPTMGGQTGLNTALALADMGVLDRFRVELIGAKRKAIEMAEDRKLFREAMDRIGLENPRATIVAAPKLPNGKFDIAAGVAQAMAAIEVVGLPAIIRPAFTLGGTGGGVAYNRDDYEAIVRSGLEASPAAQVLIDESLLGWKEFEMEVVRDTADNAIIVCSIENVDPMGVHTGDSITVAPALTLTDKEYQIMRNGSIAVLREIGVETGGSNVQWAINPADGRMVVIEMNPRVSRSSALASKATGFPIAKIAAKLAVGYTLDELDNDITRITPASFEPSIDYVVTKIPRFAFEKFPGAEPNLTTAMKSVGEVMAIGRTFHESVQKALAGLETGLTGFDEIAIPGAPDRASILKALSLATPDRLRVTAQAMRHGLTDDDIHQATAFDPWFLARIREIIDTERQVRQAGLPVTAEGLRRLKTMGFTDARLARLTGRDEAQVRRARRNLGVTAVFKRIDTCAAEFEAQTPYMYSTYEMPVMGDVECESRPTAAKKIVILGGGPNRIGQGIEFDYCCCHACYALTAAGYETIMVNCNPETVSTDYDTSDRLYFEPLTLEHVLEILRVEQDNGTLHGVIVQFGGQTPLKLANALHAEGIPILGTTPDAIDLAEDRERFQKLLNDLGLKQPVNGTARSRDEAFRVAAEVGYPLVIRPSFVLGGRAMEIIRDDAQLERYIREAVQVSGNNPVLLDSYLSGAIEVDVDALSDGRTVHVAGIMEHIEEAGVHSGDSACCLPPHSLSPATIDALKEQTVQMALALHVVGLMNVQFAIKDGVIHVLEVNPRASRTVPFVAKATDSAIASIAARLMAGEPMSNFPMRPAYAQGVGPDTPLPLMDPLTLADPQTPWFSVKEAVLPFARFPGVDPVLGPEMRSTGEVMGWDRTFALAFLKAQMGAGTHLPDSGRVFLSVKDTDKTDALAAAARDLVAMGFEIVATRGTTQWLAAHDVPATAVAKVYEGRPNIVDRLKNNDIALVMNTTEGTQAISDSRDIRRVALMDKIPYFTTAAASIAAVAAMKARGEGYGVRTLQG; this is translated from the coding sequence ATGCCGAAACGCACCGACATCCGCTCGATCATGATCATCGGTGCGGGGCCCATCGTGATCGGCCAGGCCTGCGAGTTCGACTACTCCGGCGCCCAGGCCTGCAAGGCCCTGCGCGAGGAAGGCTACCGGGTCATCCTGGTGAACTCGAACCCCGCCACGATCATGACCGACCCGGGTCTGGCCGATGCCACCTACATCGAGCCGATCACCCCCGAGGTGGTCGCCATGATCATCGAAAAGGAACGCCCCGACGCGCTGCTGCCGACCATGGGCGGGCAGACCGGCCTGAACACCGCGCTGGCGCTCGCCGACATGGGCGTGCTCGACCGCTTCCGCGTGGAACTGATCGGGGCCAAGCGCAAGGCCATCGAGATGGCCGAGGACCGCAAGCTGTTCCGCGAGGCGATGGACCGGATCGGGCTGGAAAACCCGCGTGCCACCATCGTGGCCGCGCCGAAGCTGCCGAACGGCAAGTTCGACATTGCCGCCGGGGTCGCGCAGGCCATGGCCGCGATCGAGGTCGTGGGCCTGCCTGCCATCATCCGCCCCGCCTTTACCCTTGGCGGCACCGGCGGCGGCGTCGCCTACAACCGCGACGACTATGAGGCCATCGTGCGCTCGGGGCTCGAAGCCAGCCCGGCGGCGCAGGTGCTGATCGACGAATCCCTTCTGGGCTGGAAGGAATTCGAGATGGAGGTGGTGCGCGACACCGCCGACAACGCGATCATCGTCTGTTCGATCGAGAACGTCGACCCGATGGGCGTCCACACCGGCGACAGCATCACCGTGGCCCCGGCGCTGACCCTGACCGACAAGGAATACCAGATCATGCGCAACGGCTCCATCGCCGTGCTGCGCGAGATCGGGGTGGAAACCGGCGGCTCCAACGTGCAATGGGCGATCAACCCGGCGGACGGCCGCATGGTGGTGATCGAGATGAACCCGCGGGTCAGCCGGTCATCGGCCCTGGCGTCCAAGGCCACCGGCTTCCCGATCGCCAAGATCGCCGCGAAACTCGCCGTCGGCTACACGCTGGACGAGCTGGACAACGACATCACCCGCATCACGCCCGCGTCCTTCGAGCCCTCGATCGACTATGTGGTGACCAAGATCCCGCGCTTCGCCTTCGAGAAGTTCCCCGGGGCAGAACCCAACCTGACCACGGCGATGAAATCGGTAGGCGAGGTCATGGCGATCGGCCGCACCTTCCACGAATCCGTGCAGAAGGCGCTTGCCGGGCTGGAAACCGGGCTGACCGGCTTTGACGAGATCGCCATTCCCGGTGCCCCCGACCGCGCCTCGATCCTCAAGGCGCTGAGCCTCGCCACCCCGGACCGCCTGCGCGTCACCGCCCAGGCGATGCGCCACGGCCTGACCGACGACGACATCCACCAGGCCACCGCCTTCGATCCCTGGTTCCTCGCCCGCATCCGCGAGATCATCGACACCGAGAGGCAGGTCCGCCAGGCGGGCCTGCCCGTCACCGCCGAGGGGCTGCGCCGGCTCAAGACCATGGGCTTCACCGATGCCCGGCTTGCCAGGCTGACCGGCCGCGACGAGGCGCAGGTCCGCCGCGCCCGCCGCAACCTCGGCGTCACCGCCGTGTTCAAGCGCATCGACACCTGCGCCGCCGAGTTCGAGGCGCAGACGCCCTACATGTATTCCACCTACGAGATGCCGGTGATGGGCGATGTGGAATGCGAATCCCGCCCCACGGCGGCGAAGAAGATCGTCATCCTCGGCGGTGGACCCAACCGCATCGGCCAGGGGATCGAGTTCGACTATTGCTGCTGCCATGCCTGCTATGCGCTGACGGCGGCGGGCTACGAGACGATCATGGTCAACTGCAACCCCGAGACCGTCTCGACCGACTATGACACCTCGGACCGCCTGTATTTCGAGCCGCTGACGCTGGAACACGTCCTGGAAATCCTGCGGGTCGAACAGGACAACGGCACGCTTCATGGCGTGATCGTGCAGTTCGGCGGCCAGACGCCGCTGAAACTGGCCAACGCGCTGCATGCCGAGGGGATCCCGATCCTCGGCACCACCCCCGACGCCATCGACCTGGCCGAGGACCGCGAGCGGTTCCAGAAGCTGCTGAACGACCTGGGGCTGAAGCAGCCGGTCAACGGCACCGCCCGTTCGCGCGACGAGGCCTTCCGCGTCGCGGCCGAGGTCGGCTATCCGCTGGTCATCCGCCCGTCCTTCGTTCTCGGCGGCCGCGCGATGGAGATCATCCGCGACGATGCCCAGCTTGAACGCTACATCCGCGAGGCGGTGCAGGTGTCGGGCAACAACCCCGTGCTGCTCGACAGCTATCTTTCGGGCGCGATCGAGGTCGATGTCGATGCCCTGTCGGACGGCCGCACGGTGCATGTGGCCGGGATCATGGAACATATCGAGGAGGCGGGCGTGCATTCCGGCGACAGCGCCTGCTGCCTGCCGCCGCATTCCCTGTCGCCCGCCACGATCGACGCGCTCAAGGAACAGACCGTGCAGATGGCCCTGGCGCTGCATGTCGTGGGCCTGATGAACGTGCAGTTCGCGATCAAGGACGGGGTCATCCATGTGCTCGAGGTGAACCCCCGCGCCAGCCGCACCGTGCCCTTCGTGGCCAAGGCGACCGACAGCGCCATCGCCAGCATCGCCGCGCGCCTGATGGCGGGCGAGCCGATGTCGAACTTCCCGATGCGGCCCGCCTATGCCCAGGGCGTCGGCCCCGACACGCCGCTGCCGCTGATGGACCCGCTGACGCTTGCCGATCCGCAGACCCCCTGGTTCAGCGTGAAGGAGGCGGTGCTGCCCTTCGCGCGCTTCCCCGGCGTCGATCCCGTGCTGGGGCCGGAAATGCGGTCAACCGGCGAGGTGATGGGCTGGGACCGCACCTTCGCCCTGGCCTTCCTCAAGGCGCAGATGGGCGCGGGCACCCACCTGCCCGACAGCGGCCGGGTGTTCCTGTCGGTCAAGGACACGGACAAGACCGATGCCCTGGCCGCCGCCGCCCGCGATCTGGTGGCCATGGGGTTCGAGATCGTGGCCACCCGGGGCACCACCCAGTGGCTTGCCGCCCATGACGTGCCCGCAACCGCCGTCGCCAAGGTCTACGAGGGCCGCCCGAACATCGTGGACCGGCTGAAGAACAACGACATCGCCCTTGTGATGAACACCACCGAGGGAACGCAGGCGATCTCGGACTCGCGGGATATCCGCCGCGTCGCCCTGATGGACAAGATCCCCTACTTCACCACCGCCGCCGCGAGCATTGCCGCCGTGGCCGCAATGAAGGCGCGCGGCGAGGGCTATGGGGTGCGGACGCTGCAGGGGTAA
- a CDS encoding aminotransferase class IV has protein sequence MLWDGAAFPRIAGHMARLAGSARAFGWPCDRSAVAAALRDAVAPGVARRVRLTLGADGAVAVVATDLPASPAVWRLGLAEARLSSGDPWLAVKSTRRAAYDAARAALPAGCDEVAFLNERGEVCDGTITTVFFDLGRGLSTPPRASGLLPGVLRAGMLEAGQCHEAVLRAADLPVARLWLGNALRGLMPAVWAG, from the coding sequence ATGCTGTGGGACGGCGCGGCCTTTCCCCGGATCGCGGGGCACATGGCGCGGCTTGCCGGGTCCGCCCGGGCCTTTGGCTGGCCCTGTGACCGGAGCGCCGTGGCGGCGGCGCTGCGCGATGCCGTCGCCCCGGGCGTCGCGCGCCGGGTGCGGCTGACGCTGGGGGCGGATGGCGCCGTGGCGGTCGTGGCGACCGACCTGCCGGCCTCGCCGGCCGTCTGGCGCCTCGGCCTGGCCGAGGCGCGGCTGTCGTCGGGCGATCCCTGGCTGGCGGTCAAGTCGACCCGCCGCGCGGCCTATGATGCGGCGCGCGCCGCGCTGCCCGCCGGATGCGACGAGGTGGCATTCCTGAACGAGCGGGGCGAGGTCTGCGACGGCACCATCACCACGGTGTTCTTCGACCTTGGCCGGGGCCTCAGCACCCCGCCCCGCGCCTCGGGCCTGCTGCCGGGCGTGCTGCGTGCCGGGATGCTGGAGGCCGGGCAGTGCCACGAGGCGGTGCTGCGCGCCGCCGACCTGCCGGTGGCCCGCCTGTGGCTGGGCAACGCGCTGCGCGGCCTGATGCCCGCGGTCTGGGCGGGCTAG